Proteins encoded in a region of the Tripterygium wilfordii isolate XIE 37 chromosome 21, ASM1340144v1, whole genome shotgun sequence genome:
- the LOC119987853 gene encoding uncharacterized protein LOC119987853, which produces MPVYAKFFKELNTLKRNYGPHEKVMVSENVSVVLQRKLPPKLKDLGSFSINITVGDKKMEKAMLDLGASINLMPYSVYLQLGLREVKPTTMSLQLVDRSVKYLKGKSSRALGVALTLRKEDMQNDEEIMEVTTA; this is translated from the exons ATGCCGGTATACGCAAAATTCTTCAAGGAGTTGAACACACTCAAACGCAATTATGGGCCACATGAAAAGGTAATGGTCTCGGAGAATGTGAGTGTTGTACTTCAAAGGAAGCTACCTCCCAAACTTAAGGATCTTGGAAGTTTTTCTATCAACATAACAGTAGGAGACAAGAAGATGGAAAAGGCAATGCTAGATTTGGGAGCGAGtataaatttgatgccatactCTGTATACCTTCAATTAGGTTTGAGGGAGGTGAAGCCAACGACAATGTCTCTACAACTTGTGGATCGATCTGTCAAATATCTAAAAG GAAAAAGCTCAAGAGCATTAGGGGTAGCCTTAACTTTGAGAAAAGAAGACATGCAGAATGATGAAGAAATCATGGAAGTCACAACTGCCTGA